A single Blattabacterium sp. (Mastotermes darwiniensis) str. MADAR DNA region contains:
- the ftsH gene encoding ATP-dependent zinc metalloprotease FtsH, whose translation MIDKKVKKKNNFFWIYAVILAILLIIFFFKSSFSNPRKIDQDTFFEILMKGEVQKIIVKHREIVHVYLKKEFFSNHENPNSINPHDIIKNENHNRFITFPLQYEFEIGDLQFFQRKFEEYKKKYNLDTIIDFKNQQEYTITKFFFDYGVFLILLIIFWIFVFRRIGSTGGGPGGQIFNIGKSRAKLFDENDNVKITFKDVAGLEGAKEEVQEIVEFLKSPQKYTKLGGKIPKGALLIGPPGTGKTLLAKAVAGEAQVPFFSLSGSDFVEMFVGVGASRVRDLFEKAKEKSPCIIFIDEIDAIGRARGKSSIAGSNDERENTLNQLLTEMDGFGTHTNVIVLSATNRSDILDKALLRPGRFDRTILVDPPELNERKEIFRVHLQKLVLSKKVDIDFLARQTPGFSGADIANICNESALIAARRNRSKIENKDFLDAIDRIIGGLEKKNKIIKPNEKKRIAYHEAGHATISWLLEHAAPLVKVTIVPRGKSLGSAWYLPEERQLTTPEQMKDEMCALLAGRSAEEIIFSSISTGALNDLERVTKQAQSMVAIFGLNDRIGNISYYDSTGQNEFSFSKPYSEKTAQIIDEEISKIITEQYQRAKKILKDNEKKLSILANELLEKEVIFREDLKKIFGDRPFSDDIGDMLTSVSHP comes from the coding sequence ATGATAGATAAAAAAGTGAAAAAAAAAAATAACTTTTTTTGGATTTATGCAGTTATACTAGCTATACTTTTGATAATATTTTTCTTTAAATCTTCTTTTTCTAATCCTAGAAAAATAGATCAAGATACTTTTTTTGAAATCCTTATGAAGGGAGAGGTGCAAAAAATAATAGTAAAGCACAGAGAAATTGTACATGTTTATTTAAAAAAAGAATTTTTTTCCAATCATGAAAATCCAAATTCTATCAATCCACATGATATTATAAAAAATGAAAATCATAATAGATTTATAACTTTTCCTTTACAATATGAATTTGAAATAGGAGATTTGCAATTCTTTCAAAGAAAATTTGAAGAATACAAAAAAAAATATAATCTAGACACAATTATTGATTTTAAAAATCAACAAGAGTATACTATTACGAAATTTTTTTTTGATTATGGAGTATTTTTGATATTACTGATCATTTTTTGGATTTTTGTATTCCGTAGGATTGGATCTACTGGAGGAGGACCTGGTGGTCAAATATTTAATATTGGAAAATCTAGAGCTAAATTATTTGATGAAAATGATAATGTTAAAATAACATTTAAAGACGTTGCAGGTTTGGAAGGAGCAAAAGAGGAAGTTCAAGAAATTGTAGAATTTTTAAAAAGTCCTCAAAAATATACTAAACTTGGAGGAAAAATACCAAAAGGAGCTCTTTTAATAGGACCACCTGGAACTGGGAAAACTTTATTGGCTAAAGCTGTAGCTGGTGAAGCACAAGTCCCTTTCTTTTCTTTATCCGGTTCTGATTTTGTAGAAATGTTTGTAGGTGTGGGAGCTTCTAGAGTAAGAGATTTGTTTGAAAAAGCAAAAGAAAAATCTCCCTGTATCATATTTATTGATGAAATTGATGCTATAGGAAGAGCTAGAGGAAAAAGTAGCATAGCAGGATCCAATGATGAAAGAGAAAATACTTTAAATCAATTACTTACTGAAATGGATGGATTTGGAACTCATACTAATGTAATTGTTTTGTCTGCTACCAATAGATCCGATATTTTAGATAAAGCATTACTCCGTCCTGGTCGTTTTGATAGAACTATATTGGTGGATCCACCTGAATTAAATGAAAGAAAAGAAATATTCCGTGTTCATCTTCAAAAACTTGTTCTATCCAAAAAAGTAGATATTGATTTTTTGGCTAGACAGACTCCAGGTTTCAGTGGAGCTGATATAGCTAATATTTGTAATGAATCTGCTCTTATTGCTGCAAGAAGAAATAGATCAAAAATAGAAAATAAAGATTTTTTAGATGCAATCGATCGTATTATAGGAGGTTTAGAAAAGAAAAACAAAATAATAAAACCAAATGAAAAAAAAAGAATAGCTTATCATGAAGCTGGACATGCTACAATAAGTTGGCTATTAGAACATGCTGCTCCATTAGTTAAAGTTACTATAGTTCCAAGAGGAAAATCTTTAGGATCTGCATGGTATCTTCCAGAAGAGAGACAACTGACCACTCCAGAACAAATGAAGGATGAAATGTGCGCTTTATTAGCGGGTAGATCTGCAGAAGAAATAATTTTTAGCAGTATCTCAACAGGAGCTTTAAATGATTTGGAAAGAGTAACTAAACAAGCGCAATCTATGGTGGCTATTTTTGGATTGAATGATAGAATTGGAAATATTTCTTATTACGACTCTACAGGACAAAATGAATTTTCTTTTTCTAAACCTTATAGTGAAAAAACCGCGCAAATTATAGATGAAGAAATATCAAAAATTATTACGGAACAGTATCAAAGGGCAAAAAAAATATTAAAAGATAATGAAAAAAAATTATCTATACTGGCTAACGAACTTTTAGAAAAAGAAGTTATTTTTAGAGAAGATTTGAAAAAAATATTTGGAGATAGGCCTTTTTCTGATGATATTGGAGATATGTTGACTTCAGTAAGTCATCCTTAA
- a CDS encoding phosphatidate cytidylyltransferase, with the protein MKKKKLDFFIRLFTGFIYILLIVLSIEKGEKIFRIVMMILSFFCLFEFLVISKTKTFLIKIVSSFFLFSIFIDFFMEKGLILYIVCFIPYSITFFTIQLFSRKYSHKEKIAQVSHLIFGLIYIIMPFYLASYIYTIHGGKKLILGTFILIWTNDTLSYLIGKKWGKRKIAISISPKKSVEGFLGGLFFCLILGIYLSKIWEKYWVILSFTVPIFATIGDLVESTIKRSYSVKNSGIWFPGHGGFLDRLDSFIFVIPIIATVSVFFLNK; encoded by the coding sequence ATGAAAAAAAAAAAATTGGATTTTTTTATAAGATTGTTTACTGGTTTTATTTATATTCTTCTAATTGTTCTTTCGATTGAAAAAGGAGAAAAGATTTTTAGAATTGTAATGATGATATTATCTTTTTTTTGTTTATTCGAATTTTTAGTTATATCAAAAACAAAAACTTTTTTAATTAAAATAGTTTCTTCTTTTTTTTTATTTTCTATATTTATAGATTTTTTTATGGAAAAAGGATTAATTTTATACATTGTATGTTTTATCCCTTATTCTATAACATTTTTTACCATTCAATTGTTTTCTAGAAAATACTCTCATAAAGAGAAAATAGCACAAGTAAGTCATTTGATTTTTGGATTAATTTATATCATCATGCCTTTCTATTTAGCTTCTTATATATATACTATACATGGTGGAAAAAAGTTAATTTTAGGTACATTTATTCTTATATGGACAAATGATACTTTATCCTATTTAATAGGGAAGAAATGGGGAAAAAGAAAAATTGCTATATCCATATCTCCTAAGAAATCTGTAGAAGGATTTCTTGGAGGTTTATTTTTTTGTTTGATATTAGGAATATATTTATCCAAAATATGGGAAAAATACTGGGTAATTCTTTCTTTTACTGTTCCTATTTTTGCTACTATTGGAGATCTTGTAGAATCTACTATTAAAAGATCTTATAGTGTTAAAAATTCAGGGATATGGTTTCCTGGACATGGAGGATTTTTGGATCGATTAGATAGTTTTATATTTGTAATCCCCATTATAGCTACAGTTAGTGTATTTTTTTTAAATAAATGA
- a CDS encoding biotin--[acetyl-CoA-carboxylase] ligase, protein MIKFIWPIYLIYLHTVDSTNQYVKRRNRYMRNWTIVWSMNQTKGKGLEKNYWNVEKGKNLTFSVFLKSINLALDKGYIINLLISNAIHKTLFFYNKNFWIKWPNDIIFMNKKIGGILTENSIYHRKIHRTIIGIGLNVNQMKFDENFQATSMKIIFNKNFKLEKLFYKLILSIQKEYLFFTSYGEVFVRNYYMNHLYRKNQISYFYNNKINKYIQGTIRNITKEGYLVIEENHNKKLYCFSTKEIKLIY, encoded by the coding sequence TTGATAAAATTCATTTGGCCAATATATTTAATTTATCTGCATACAGTAGATTCTACTAATCAATATGTAAAAAGAAGAAATAGATATATGAGAAATTGGACTATAGTTTGGTCTATGAATCAAACTAAAGGAAAAGGTTTAGAAAAAAATTATTGGAATGTAGAAAAAGGAAAAAATTTGACTTTCAGCGTTTTTTTAAAATCAATCAATTTAGCCCTTGATAAGGGATACATTATAAATTTACTTATAAGCAATGCTATTCATAAAACCTTATTTTTTTATAACAAAAACTTTTGGATTAAGTGGCCTAATGACATTATTTTTATGAATAAAAAGATAGGAGGAATTTTGACTGAAAATAGTATTTATCATAGAAAAATACATAGAACTATAATTGGAATTGGATTAAATGTTAATCAAATGAAATTTGATGAAAATTTTCAAGCAACCTCTATGAAAATAATTTTTAACAAAAATTTTAAACTAGAAAAACTTTTTTACAAATTAATTCTTTCAATACAAAAAGAATATTTATTCTTTACGAGCTATGGAGAAGTTTTTGTAAGAAATTATTATATGAATCATCTTTATAGAAAAAACCAAATATCTTATTTCTATAATAATAAAATCAATAAATATATACAAGGAACTATCCGAAATATAACGAAAGAAGGATATTTGGTTATTGAAGAGAACCATAATAAAAAATTATATTGTTTCTCTACAAAAGAAATAAAACTTATTTATTAG
- a CDS encoding phosphatidylserine decarboxylase family protein: MIHKEGFSFLICSLIFVLISFFISIFLFSILINLFISFFLITLYSFFLFFFRNPKRNFSYNENEVISPADGKILEIKSVFENEYLKKDCICISIFMSPFNVHVNRFPVSGIITYVRYHPGKYWFAWNKKASFQNERTTTVVETKEKQKILFRQIAGFLARRIIIYAKKNFLAKKGEEFGFIKFGSRVDIYLPLKSIIIIKKGEKVIGGKTIISIIQ, encoded by the coding sequence ATAATACATAAAGAAGGTTTTTCGTTTTTGATATGTTCATTAATTTTTGTATTAATAAGTTTTTTTATTTCCATTTTTTTATTCTCTATACTTATCAATTTATTTATATCTTTTTTTTTAATTACGTTATATAGTTTTTTTCTTTTCTTTTTTAGAAATCCAAAAAGAAATTTTTCTTATAATGAGAATGAAGTTATTTCTCCTGCAGATGGAAAAATATTGGAAATAAAAAGTGTTTTTGAAAACGAATATTTAAAAAAAGATTGTATATGTATATCCATATTTATGTCTCCTTTTAATGTACATGTGAATAGATTTCCAGTATCTGGAATAATTACTTATGTTAGATATCATCCAGGAAAATACTGGTTTGCTTGGAATAAAAAAGCCTCGTTTCAAAATGAGCGAACAACTACAGTAGTGGAAACCAAAGAGAAACAAAAAATATTATTTCGACAAATAGCAGGATTCTTGGCTCGTCGCATTATTATTTATGCTAAAAAAAATTTTTTAGCTAAAAAAGGAGAAGAATTTGGATTTATTAAATTTGGTTCCCGAGTAGATATCTATTTACCGTTAAAATCTATTATAATTATAAAGAAGGGAGAAAAAGTTATTGGTGGAAAAACTATAATTTCCATTATACAATAA